AAGCAGCTGCAAATGGCACAACCAAGGATGTACCTGCACGTTCGAAGAATAGTACAGTCAGCTTGAATCGGAGTGACGGAGGGAGGCACAATTACTGCATTTCGGCAACATCGTGGCCGGCGCTTCCATCAAAACCGTCGGATCCAGTCACCACTTCAAAGGTCGCTCCGCCGAAAACGTCAGAACCAGCTTTCGACAAGGCCCCGTCTACAACAGAAAATACTGTAAATAGGGCGCCCAAAACGGCTTCAGTCAACGACGATGCCCAACTTATCAATCTGCTTAAGATGCTTGTTAACGTCGTCAGATCTCTGATCGCCGGTCGTCAAACACCAGCAGCATTAGCCGCAGAACAGCTTTTGGAGGCTCTCGTTCCAGTTATCGACGGCCTTCACTAAAAACATGAACACTCGTCGAAAGCCCCGTCCCTATGTACTGCAGTGGAATGTCAGGTCTCTACGACCGCGCCATGCTGATTTAGTCCTTAGGCTCCTTGCAATGAACGCCCCGCCGGATGTTATAGCTCTTCAAGAAACCAACGTAAGAAAAGATGAACTCCGACTTCCAGGCTATGTAGGCGTTCACAGCAACGCTCGATGCACGGCGCCGGCATGTGGGTCTTTCCAGTGCACGAACACCACGCATCCGCGAAATGCTTCAAAAGCGTCATTGTACATACGAGCTGACCTACATTTCTCAGTTATTGACGCAAGTGACATATGCGATGCCGATTTTGAATGTGCAGCTGCTGCTGTGAGTCTCAGGGACACAATTACGACTGTGGCAAGCATATATTTTCGACCGACACGATCTTCGGACATCACGTTACTGGAGTGTCTAGTATCCCGGTGTGGCCCGTCATTTCTGCTATGTGGAGACTTTAATGCTCACCATCCTCGTTGGTGTTCTCGCCCACAAGACAATCGTGGAGTGGAAATCAATGAGCTTATTGTTAAACATGACCTGCAGACACTTAATGACGGCTCATCCACATTTGTCGGCAGAGGAAAGCAACAATCCACCATTGACCTTGCCATATCAACGAGAGATGTATGCCTTACCTGGTCACGTGAAGCTGACCCATGGGGCTCAGATCATCTGCCGATTTGGTTGGTTCCCGAACATTCTCCTAGCCGCCAGAGTGCTGCCTACAGTGTGACAAATTGGGACAAGTTCCGTCGGCTGATTGCAGGAGCACCGTCACACGACAACTTGTTCCAACTCGTGAGGGAGTGTCTACAACAAGCTACGGTACGACGACTGCGGAGCGTAGATAAACCAAACCCCGATTTGAAGCTCTTGAGGCTACGTGCTTGTCGACGACGCGCTTACAGGAGGGCGCAGCGTTCTAAAAGGAGTTCTGATTGGACGCTATATAACCGCTTAGATGCAGCCATACGGCGGCACACAAAACAACTTCGTCGAAGGAGCTGGGCCGCATTGTGTAGCTCATTGCATACGGCGAACGGTTTTGGAAGTGTATGGCGCATATTGAAGGCCCTCCGAACTCCCGAGGTCTGCAAAAATCCAACGGCAGCCTTGTGCATAACGACTGGACGGTCTCCGCAAATTCTTGCGGAAGAACttgccgatcttttcgcctctccTATGTCAAGAGACAACGCAAGCGGCGACCTGAATTCGTTGACAAGTGATAGTTCGATGACAATTTTCTGTGGTCCCCCCTGTGAGATGGATCAAGCAGACTTTACTCTCGACGAGCTGCGCCATGCGCTCAGCCTTTCATATCGTCGCACTGCTCCAGGCGAAGATGGTGTTACGTACCAAGCCTTGCGAAACATCGATGAAGCCTTTCATCAGGGTATCCTAGACGAATACAACAAAGTGTGGAGAACGTCTCTGATTCCTACTGAGTGGAAATCATCTGCACAACATCTGAAGTCATACCGGCCAATATCGCTAACTTCTAACGTTATGAAGTTGATGGAACGAATGGTACTGTTTCGTCTGGACGACAGATTACAGGAGCTCTCTTTCTTCCCTGATGTCATGAGTGGATTTCGTCGTCACCGTTCAGCCCTCGACAGCATCGCAGATCTTGTATCATCGCTGGAATCTGCTCGAGCAAGCAGGCACTCTGCGTACGTTCTATTCCTTGACATACAGCAAGCGTTTGACTCGGTACTACATAGGGCGATTATTTGCGCACTTATGACTGCGGGAATTTCAGGTCGTCTGCTACATTTTGTGCGTGATTTTCTATCGGAGCGCAGGATGAAAGTACGCGTCGGAGAAGCAACGAGTCAATCTCGCACTGTTAATTGTGGCGTCCCGCAAGGCAGCGTCTTGTCGccgcttctctttaacagtgtgCTAGCTGGACTTCCAAGCCGATTACCGCAAGAATGTGACTTTCCACTAGGCATAGCGAtttatgccgatgatatcgcacTATGGGTAAGCGGTCCGTCACACCATGGTCCCCGTCTTCGTGGAATATTGCAGAGAGCTCTGGATGCAACTTCAGAATACTTGGTGGAAGTTGGCCTGCACATTTCACCTGCGAAATCAGCCGCGATTGCTTACCACCCTAGGCAACGCGCTCGTCGAAGCATGAGCAGGCTACACCTTCAAGACACACCGATACAATGGGTACAGCAACACCGCTACCTGGGCGTAATCATCGATGATCGTCTTTCTTGGCGCCCTGCTGTTGCCTCTGTGCGGCGCAAATCGCTGTCCCTGTTCAAGTATGTGGCCGCCTTGACTGCTAGGGGCGATGGCATTGACCAGACGACAGCGCTACAGGTGTACCAATCATCTGTACTCTCTTGCGTGATGTATGCCTTGCCAGTCTTGAATGTTGCGCCTGGTTTAATGTCTCAACTGGAACGGGATCATCGTGTTGCCCTCCGAGTCATGCTTGGCTTACCTCGAGAGGCCCAATCTATTCCATTACTCACTGAAGCACACCAGTTGCCCCTAAGGCTACAAGCTGACCAGAGAGCGTTACATCATATCGAGCGCATGCACCGCGCCCCAGATGGCAAAGCACTCGTTAATAGGCTGATTCGGCGCCCGCTCTCTCGCATGGGGAAAATAGCGGCTTTGTTTACTGGCATTACTGGCAATTCGGACAAAACCACCTCTGTGACATCATCGAAAGGGCACAGTCAATGCATCTTCCCCATTCACCTGTCAATTCCAGGAATACGCAAAAAGTGTGACCaacctgtttcggcactattccAATTAGCCCAGTCACACTTATTTGAAGAATTTGGAGATTACGTTAAAGTATTTACGGACGCATCTGTACACAGCGACGGCCtcggcgcttctgcagctttcttttgtccttcgacAGACATCAGACGAGTGTTTAAAATACCTCACCCGTCATCATCAGTGACTGCGGAACTCGCAGCGATTGACGTCGCCCTTAAGTACGTGCAAGAAGGACTGCCTACATCGAAAGTCGTCATCCTTACagactctcgtggtgccctcagcaGACTCACCggaaaagaggccgacagccctattctatgcagtatcgtagaatcagcccacaaaattctctcacgcgggatgtccctagctgcccagtggataccttcacacgtgggcattgctggaaatgaagaggctgatcgcctcgcttcatcttgtcatcatgatgactgtgactgcccggaaatttcgtctatgatggacaacgctcgtctgcttatacgccgccacctcctaaagcagcacccagaccagcgtgtcgcgaacggatcgtttcctccccgcgttcgtggtcgtggcttgcctcgtcgttccagagcactgttatacaaactaagagtcggttcagtattggtgcgcgaacgcttattccgtcaaggacgtgtgaacagtccgttgtgtgcagcttgtggctcatgtgaaacacttgagcatcttataatacactgtcccgcgtttgctacgcagcgggctttgctgattaaggaatataaattcctcggacttaaatgcgcgaccatcgacgattacctctttccgagaggttgtgtatctcgacgcgaccaggcccatcgagctctgctgacctttatggaccaaacagatctggccacccgtctataagcgttccttttgtgtgtgtgtgtgtgtgtttacctatttttgtccaagtcttcgtcaattttttttcttcactttcctatctcttttcctctttttctcctcctaacttcctttcctctgcctcttccctcctcccgaaagagcaggcaggcgttgtgcccctcttggtggcagttgccagcttgctctctccctcttttctctgtgtccttgtgcttgtatgtatacaaatcaaataaataaataaataaataaattggtaAGCTTTAAACCAGCTTACATCAAAACCATTACATTTATCTTGCCTTTAAGTGCCACGACCatatattttcatttctttttgcgtCATTCCTGTCGTTATGCTCCTAGGGCATTTCTGTCCCCAATCCCCTTTCCTAAGCGGAGTAGCATGTAAGCGCCTGCCTATACGCTTGTAGAGTTCTTTGTACTTTAGTAATAGCTCACTCCCTCTTTCTCCTTCGTATAATCACTGTATTTGCTCACCTTGGAGAGCATATACAGTAGCTATATCCGCTTACGGGTGTTTAGAGTAAGTTTCTTAAAGAGGCTTCATGTATCGCAGGAGCCAAATGAGAAAATTCGGGGCACTTCCTCTTGCTAACGCATTGCCCAAAACACGATAACGGCCTTCCGCGAACTGACATTTTTTTCCCAAAGGAAAGCCCAAATCATTTTGCCGccgaaaacaaaaacgaaatcaCACCAACTCCGGGACTGCGACAGTTCCGGCGCAGACTCAGGAACTCGCGGAATTTACCATCTTCCTGTTTTCTTCCCACCAGGGGCCAACGGAAAGGCGCGCATGTGCGCGTCGCAGGGAGCATCGGGAGGGCATTGTCATTCCAATTGGGAGCCAACAGCGAAAGGGGAGCGTACGAGAAAGGCTTTGGTAGCAGCGTTAAAAGGGCGACCGCGGTTCACACCGAGAGAGATTGCGGGGGATGACAGGCAAGCGCGCACACTTTCTCTGGTCATCTACAGTCAGGCGACGGGCACGCGTGCGAGACCTTGCTCTTTCACAGCGGTGGTCCGACGCTAGGCGATGATGACGACGCTAAGAGACCGACGGTGCCGTATAATATCGGCGAAGGCTTCCGCAGGAGAGAGAACAAACCACGACGTCGCGCGCGGCGCTGCGCGCCGTGTCCCAAACACCACccgcgcgccgcgcgcgcgcgcggtatATACGACTCGAAGAAAAGTCGATAAGCTCGCTGCTTCGGTGATGACCATCCGCCGGGGCGATAACATTGTCCGCGCCCCGCGGAACTGGCGGCCCTATATTTCCTTCCTCCTATAGTCCCCGCTGATTCCCCGACCGAACCGTGCCGAAGGCACGCGGGCTCCTCCCCACGACCTCCACCACGAACACCGTTGCGCGCTGACTGCTTTCTCCACCCCGGTCGTTTTCAACTCCTCGTCgccttcgtcctcctcttcccgCGTCATTGTGGCGACAAGTCCTTCCTCTTTCGTTTCCTTCTTGGTTTTGGCGTCGCTCCCGTCAAGGCCTCCCCATTTTCTCCTTGTCTGTGAAGCGCCGTGTCACTTGTATGagtgtgcgagtgtgtgtgcgtgtgttcgagCGCCGCGTTATAAACGGGCTTGCTTCGGGACCTCCTGATTGCGGCGGACAGGTTCATAAGCGGCGCGCTGCTGAATCCGTTAAGGGGGAATCGATTCTCGTCCGATAGGCGACCGCTGCCACCGCCGCAACCGACGACGACGGTGTAGTATTATATACAGCTTGCGGTCGCGTCCTTTCCTCGGAAAGCGGTGAGCGAGTATGCACGCGCGAGCATAGATAACGACTCCCGGTGAACTCCTCCCGCtgtacacttctttttttttttttctctcgtgttTAAACCTGGTTCTGCCCTATACTGCGGGGTGACTAGCGGTAGGAGAGGTCCGGCACGCGATAGCCGGGTGTGCGCTGGTTTTCTGAACTCAGATTATCGCCCTGCCCGTTAATGAGGTCGTCGGTATTGGGGCATCGATGTGAGTTAGAGGAAAGTGGGAAGCCACTGGCTAACAGACTGAAACGGGGAAACGCGCTGGAAGAGAATGGtgtgaaaagaaaagcaagagaaatggaaGGGTCGTTAGAAATTAATTACGATGATTTCGCCGTACCGTGACTGATAAAGTGGGTGATATTGATGAAATATATGAAATAAGCAGGAGTAAGTAAAATGTAAAGAAACGGTAAGAGGAACAGACGTAATGCAAGAAAGGTTCAGGCGACCCATAGCAATTTgtgcatgcgaaaaaaaaaaaaaaagaaaggaaggaattaTCGCGGTGCTTTTTTATCTCACTTTAAGCCGTTACGGGTGTTCTTGAATATCTATTGCTAAGGTAATTATTACGGCAATGCTAATTGAAAGGACTACTTATATTGTCTTCTTTTTCCAGCTAATTAACGCTGAAATTGAGTTCCGGAAATATAAAGGAACCTGTATACTTAATTTTAAGTTTTTCGTAGCTGCTACCTTGGGTAAGTATACGAAACCAGCACGCATAAGGAATGTCCAACTAGGCTAATATTTTTTGCGTAACTGTGCTGCCAGTTTGATAGCTCCGTCAACGTTCTTAATTATGTAGCTATCTAGATTATGGCCCTCTAGTTTAGCttcaaaacgaaaagaagcatcTAATGTACTGAGCGATGGCTGCAAGTATAAAACGACCGAAAACAAGGGCACAAAAGCCGCAAAATCCACGATGACGGAATGACAGTTCGATAACAGCATGGTGATTCAACGCGACGACTTCTCTCGGACGACTTATATCTTGTGATGGTAGCGATGTTGCTATACGCGGAATAGATCACGAAAATCTGGGGTTGCGTACAGGTTAGGTGAGATCAAACGAAGTTTGCTTTCTTGAAAGACTCTGTCTTTCAATAGATTTAGTGAGAATTAACAATGTGCAGAAAAGCACGCGAGCAAAGCAAGCGTGGTAATCTGCGCTCCGAAGTGGGTGGTTCCTTTAGTCCAGGAATCAAATAGTATTAGCAGTCCTTCTTGCTCCTTATGCCACTTATAGCTGGTCCTTCCAGTCGGAGCTGTGACAGCGCTGCCTACCATTGCGCATGTTGTGGAATGTGCGATATCCTCACTTGAGCCCGCATACCATGCTGTACACTCTACGCTCTATTCCTATTATCACAAATATGGAAATTATCGACGCAAAGGTATCTGCTCGGTCCGCACACTACGAATAGGTCCAAATCTATTTGAGAAGGTCCATGAGAGGCCGAACAATCTCCGCGAAGTTGACGACAAGGTTGCGGTAGTATGAGCATTGCCGAAGAAAGAAGGGCTTCTCGCGTATAGAACGCGGAACCGGAATCTcgcgggcagcacggacattgtCAGGCTCTCATGATGGACCAGTATAGCGTCGACAAGTTGACCAAGTGGTTTGACCTGACTGCGCCCTAAGGTGCACATCGAGTTATTTAGCTGGATGCCAGTGCGTCGAAAATACGTAAAGACCGGCCGACGGACGATGACTCATATTGCGATGAATGCGCAACTCTCTACCACGTGGCACTGACTTGATGTCGCACACCAAAactttaagagagagagaaagagagaatgatgATCACCATGAGACGACACTTGCGCGACTGATGTCGCGCGTAAACTGATTTTTGTACAAAAACAACGTGAACTTTTCGGCAGCGTAGAACCGTGAGAGGCGCCAAGGAGAAGAAACAGCTCCAGATTGCAAAAGaaagtaataaataaaataaaccaaGCCTTTTTGTACGGTACAAAGTGCACTAGAGGTAAGCGTACACGAGCGGCAGCGACATGCCAGGAAAACTTTGCATAGCCCTGTCTTCGCACTCACTGTGAGATGAGAAAACATGCAACGAGCAAGGATGCAACTCTTCTTACTCCACGCGCTCCAGACCTCACGACGCGCCGATTCCCGCGCCCGTAGCAGGGGCACGGAGCTCTGTTCGTCAGCGTGCAGTTGGGTGTGGAGGGAGGGCGCAGCCCACAAACACTGGGTCCAAGCCGCGCTCATTGCCTCGCTCCTGGTTCTAGGAGCAGGAGTTGTAACGCAAACAACAGCCACACCGCTGTTTTCAGCGTCGTTTTCTTTTGATTTCCGCGTTGCTGATTTCTCGTGTTTGCGGAGTGTTTACCTTTCTCCGCTGTTTGCTTACCTTGATCCGCCTCGCCACTTCAGAGCAGCAGCAACAAAACTTTGCTCGCACAAGAGTAACTTCTCCGCAGGCACAAGAAATTACTTCTATGCAGCTTTGTTCATAGAACACTATGCTAATTCGCATTATTCTGGGTTACG
This genomic stretch from Rhipicephalus sanguineus isolate Rsan-2018 unplaced genomic scaffold, BIME_Rsan_1.4 Seq117, whole genome shotgun sequence harbors:
- the LOC125756534 gene encoding uncharacterized protein LOC125756534, which encodes MVVDPCSGRDRPAAARKRLSSSVASEAADSESDVRSDDSDAFVPAKHRRSRRKSTTSSSSEETVIYNTIVTTTVAYVPVDVTRALDATSEYLVEVGLHISPAKSAAIAYHPRQRARRSMSRLHLQDTPIQWVQQHRYLGVIIDDRLSWRPAVASVRRKSLSLFKYVAALTARGDGIDQTTALQVYQSSVLSCVMYALPVLNVAPGLMSQLERDHRVALRVMLGLPREAQSIPLLTEAHQLPLRLQADQRALHHIERMHRAPDGKALVNRLIRRPLSRMGKIAALFTGITGNSDKTTSVTSSKGHSQCIFPIHLSIPGIRKKCDQPVSALFQLAQSHLFEEFGDYVKVFTDASVHSDGLGASAAFFCPSTDIRRVFKIPHPSSSVTAELAAIDVALKYVQEGLPTSKVVILTDSRGALSRLTGKEAQWIPSHVGIAGNEEADR